GTGTCCCCGGCAGTAAGTTCCGGCGGATCCCTCGGGAGCAGCTGTACCTGTTCATGAAAGACAACGGCATCCCGACCGATGCCTTGGAAAGCGGCAAGAAAAAGCTGCTGATTGTCGACGACGACGAGGATCTCGTGGAATTGATCCGCGACGGTTTCGAACGTGACGGTCGGTTCGACATTCGCACGGCCAATAACGGTTTCGACGCCGGCATGGGCGTGAAGGAATTTCGTCCGGACTTGGTCGTTCTCGACGTGATGCTGCCGGACATCAACGGCAAAGAAGTTTGCCAACGCGTCCGTAGCGATCCGTCGATGGACACCGTCAAAATTCTGTGCATCTCCGGAATGGTGGAGCACAGCAAGGTTGACGCCTTGAAAGCCGCCGGCGCCAACGACTTCATGCAAAAGCCGTTCGCCATCGACGACTTGGTCGCTCGATCATGCGACTTGCTTGAAATGGATCGCAACGTCCCCGGCTGATCCGGTCCGCGATCCAGATTGCGTTGTCCCCACCTTCCCCCCAACCACACGGCAAGCGGACTGTTCATGCGACTGCTGCCGTGTCTCCGCATTGCCGGTCAACGCTGGTGGTTGCCACTGTCCGCGGGTGCCGCTGATGTGTTGATGCGCATCATTCTGATGTCTGACGGGGACGCTCCGGCACGTTCGGCAATCGATCGACTAGCCGAACAGATAAACGACGATCCACCGCTGATGATTTTCACAGCGTTGGCGATGATCGCATCGGGCTCCATGCCTGAAACAGGCAAGACGTCCGAAACAGATCGTCAGCGAGGCAATACGGCAGAGCAAAACGAGTCTTCGAAGCCAGATGCCAAGGGAAAGGAAGACGTATCGCGTCGCAGTGTCACAACCATTGAACTGGCACATTGGTTGTCCGCACACGCGATTGATCTGTTTTCCGATGGTGACGCGTTTCTCGCTGCGCCCGAAGTCACCCCTACGACGCGAGCACGATGGGGCGAACTTCAAAGCTATTTTGCCACACTGCCACGACACCGCTGGATTGACCAAGCGGATCTGTGGTTGGAGGTTTTCGGCCCCCAGGTCTCAAACGACTGGAAACAAACTTGGCCCAACTGGTTTGATCCGGCGGAACACGACGACACGTCACGTTCC
The Crateriforma spongiae DNA segment above includes these coding regions:
- a CDS encoding response regulator encodes the protein MTTKTVFTTGEAAKICKVSQQTIIRCFDNGSLKGFRVPGSKFRRIPREQLYLFMKDNGIPTDALESGKKKLLIVDDDEDLVELIRDGFERDGRFDIRTANNGFDAGMGVKEFRPDLVVLDVMLPDINGKEVCQRVRSDPSMDTVKILCISGMVEHSKVDALKAAGANDFMQKPFAIDDLVARSCDLLEMDRNVPG